The DNA sequence AATCGCGTTCCCCGCCCCATGACGTGtttctcatcatcctcttcttcagcagcgtctcttcttccacatATCCTCTCTCCTCGGCCTACGCTCCGCCGCATGCCACGGAACACATCCCTCGCAGCCGGATGCACCACTGTGTACCATGCATGCATACATCCACCCACGCCCTTTGCCCATACTTCCCCAGcccctctcttcttccacttGGCGGATTGCGGGGGCCTGCGGCTATTGCGCCTGCCTTTGCGACTTTCCCTGACCATTGCCGACATTCGACGAAAAATCTAAATTTAATTGGCGGCAGAGCGGCTAATTACGAGCGGCCTCCTTCCGCTTTTACTTTTCTTCTCGACGTCGTTCCGCCTTGTCCACAACAAAAACTGGCTCTGATGGCTGCCGTCAAGCTGTACGCTACGGGCTATCGATAACAGCTTCATCTGCAAAGTGTCCTCAGAAAGCGACCATACTTCTTTCGTTCTTCTCCGTTGATGTTGTCGTCTCCCCCTCATCTTTTGCTTGTCCTGTGTAACCAGGATCCTTTTGGCCATCGTCCCTGTTTTTATTATGGGGATGATTGGGGAATCCGGAATCCAGAATGTGACCCGCTTCAACTTTTAAACTACTTTCCGAATCCGAAAAGCAAAAGCGGCAAGTTACAGGGCGATGATAGTCATTATCTTTCGAGCCGCAAAATTCTATTGGCCATTCAAAATGTTTGGTACTCTCAGGCGCGGTCGGGTCCCATCCTTGCTTTTTGGGGCCCCTCAAAGGACCCTCGTTTATGGAGAGTCACAGCCGAATAGGGTACTAATCATCATCGACCGACAGCTCTATTAGGCGTGTCTATAGTTGGCACACATATTGTGGATTCGTCCCGGTCTTTCGCCTCGCTGTTTCCATGATCCCAAGAAGACATTTCAGCAAGTCTCCATTTTCATTGTTCTTCTTGACCTCCATTCACAGCAATCCCCGTTACTTATTGACACTTTCTGCTTGACGCATTCACAAACACTGACAAATTTGATTGCTCCTTTGTCAACTTTAGGTTTTACAATCTTTCTTCAACAACATGAGTATACTTCTTCGTTCTCACACTACTGATCTTCTCATTCCTCTTCTTacatcttttcctttgTCTCTGAAAAAACCTATGCAGCTTATTGTCTTTGCAGTTCGCCACGATAAAAAGCCCGGGCGGACCTAATATTTCGCCACCACTTATGCGGCGATGTTTTTGCTTCATACCTAGCCAGAATTACCTAGCCAGACTTTAAAGCAAAGCGACACCAACCATACCTTCTGTCGCTTTAAACCCTTGACGTAACAAATCAAGGCGCGGCTGCTGCACATATATCCAACTACTGACAGTTCATCGATAGATGTGGGGAGGGTATTGGCCGCCTTTACAAACCACGTACGGATACGGAACAGTGCGTCTAATTCATCATATATGAAAACTTGGCTAAATGTGGGTTTTGTATAAGATGCCGAGTCCCTACTATGTGGGTGGGTTGGGAATCCCATACATGATGGGTATGGGAGGTCTAGGTTTGttctttccccttttttGTTATACTCTTGCCCAAAGATACAACTGAGTAAAAATAGGCTACGGTCTTGGGGCTAGTATGTACGGAATGGGCATGGGCATGGGCATGGGCATGAACACGGGAATGCTTTATCCCTATGGTATGGCTGCTACCAATCCTTACGCGTATACCGGGATGGTATGTTTTTCTGATACACATCACAAAGAAGTTTTGATTTAACAGCTGATTGCTGAGCTGACGGGATGGCAGTATGGTATTGGATTTTAAATTCTTGAATCGACAACAGTGGATTAATAAGGCAATTTTGAAGTGGCATAAATGCAATGCTACTATTGTACAATAGGACTATTTTTTGTTGTATGATACATGTGAATTACAACTATGGCTGTCCCTCTCAATCGTCCTCTGCAATCAAATACCTTGTGCCAAATACAGCGCAAAGCTTACTTTCGCTCGCAGCGCCAGCAAGCACGCCACGTCCCTCTTCCATATCTTGTCCACAGATAGGCAGCGGTATCTCACTACATAACCAAATTCCCACAAGCCAATTCTTGGTGTTGTTATCATCCTTCATTCGCGCCATCATCAATTGCGGGTCCACCCCCATCCTGGGAGCATCTGCAGTAAATGGCTGGAGTACTACGAGGACTTTTTCACCGTGGCCATGGAATTGGGTCAATTCAGAAGATGACCATTTTAGGACTTTACACCAGAATAACGCGCAATGGTGTGTGGGGCCGGGAATACATGAAAGCGGCTTCAAACGTATAGGGGCGGCCCGTCGGATGTGCTCGATGGGTGTAATTGCATCCATGTCGCCTTCATACCTCGACCGATTCCGCCTAGGCCCCCGATGTGAAGGATTGAGGATATTTTGCATGGATGTGTAGAAGAGATGTGTGGATGCCTTGTGTGACGACAGTAAATTTGCCAGTTGCAGAGATGAGGGTGTATGACTGCGCAGAAAGCATCAGATAAGAGTTATACACACGACCAAAAAAGGAGATAAAACGTATAATACTAACCCTTTTCCACTCCATTTGGTAATCTTTTTCCCATTTGGAGAGACACCAATTTCCTGTTCGTCGTCAACCAATATCGTTCTTTTTCTTGCAACCAGATCCTCTGTCACTTTACCAGACAATCTCGTCGCCTGGAGAGCCACCTTGGCTTCTGTTgattcttcttttttgaGAGGCAGCTGATCAAGCTGTTCAGTTACACGTCGGAGACTTTTTGGCTTGGAAACAGACTCTTGCTCTTGGGATCTCCGACTGGGAGTGTGTAATGACAAAGGCTGGAGTTTGGAAGAACCTCCTGCTGTCGTTCGACGAGCTACTTTTAACGGTGCAGGTGAGAGATATTGCCGCACGTTTGAGGTCCGGTCGTCGTTTGGATGGATAGATGGAGTTGTTGCTCTTGCTTTGGAGGCAGATGTCTCTTTACTACTCGTTCCATGCTGCTCATTTGGGCGTCGAAAAGGCGTTTGTAGTGTAGCATCTCTTTGGCCATTCTCATTTCGCGCCTTTTGCTGAGAATTTGGTGACGATGGTGGAGGAGGTTTCACTGACGAGGGTGTTATTTTCCCACTAGCTTTGGGTCTCTTTTGCTTGGGAGTGCCCAgagaaaaggcaaaagCGGATGATGTTATAGGCGCTGGCCTCTTGTTAGGACCAACGCTTGGAAGAGGCATGATTTGGCGATACCGTTGGAGAATGCAAAGAAAGTAATGACTTTGGAAGAGAGTGATTGGTGGTTCAGATCATAGTCATTTGATAGTCTCATGTGCATGGAAGATAAAATCAAGACAATTTGAGTTCAGGCAAGCAAGCACTCACGTCAATCCACTGCAGTCACTGCAATCGCATCTTGCATCTCGTCGCTATCGATCATCATACATCCGCCGGGCGACAACACGAAGTCATGTCGTCATGAATTTATGGCGGCCATTGCttaattattatttatttatcGCTTGTGTATTATCAGTCactcatcttcttctcaaaGCGCTACTGTCGCATTTTGGCCAATAATTCCTCACGAACACGACAAAGCATCACTTTATTGTTGGCATCGCCTTTCAGCCGATCCCCTGCCCCCTCCTCCTGACTTAAAAGATATTCCCCCAAGCAGTTACATAAACCATGTCGGACACAAAGGTCGCGGCTCTGCAAGCTCAGCTCCAGTCTTCTACTATTTCATTCCAGAAAATTGAGAATGGTACGTATTTTAACTCTCTTTTGACCATGGGTCTGCAGGCCTCAATGTATTAAATTGATATTGCGTAGAGCTTGCCGGTGTAATTGAAGCAAGACAACGTCTGGACTCTCAGTTGTCAGAAAATGAGCTCGTTCTTAAAGTATGTAATTCCGCGGATTTTCAAAGAATCAGTGCTTAAATCCAGTGTAGGAGTTCAAATTGCTCAAATCCCACAACACGGTATATAAACTTATAGGACCGGCCTTGGTTCCTCAAGACTCAAACGAAGCGAAAGTGAACGTGGAGAAGCGGTTGGAATATATCCGTGCTGAAATGTAAGTCCACAGATTCTTTACCTTCTCATAGAAAGGCGGCCTAGATGCTCACAAGCAGCATTTTCCACTAGTAAAAGAGTAGAAGGCCAATTGAAAGAAATCGAAGATAAGGCAGCcagaaagaaggaagaggtgcGTTTCTTGGAACCTTCAATGTGTTAAGAGCCTCATTCATGACGGTGTATCTTTTAGATTATCACACTGCAGCAACAATTCCAAGCTTTACAAGCGCCCAGCGCTCCTCAGCCATCGAAAGGTTAGATGTCTTATAGACTGTTCCGATGTTAATACCTCTCCGACCCGTTGGCGCTTACTGTACAAGCTCGCCCACAAATTGCACGTACAGCCACATGAACACCTCATTCCAATGAGAAACGCACGGCTTGTTTTCTTGATATATAGTACTCTACATCCATGACCCGTACAACACAGTTCATAATTATAGATCACGGCTTGAACCACTTCCCACTTTTTCAGTCTTTGCGTCTTCATTCTCGGACGTCGGAGAATCAACGAGTACGATTTCATCCACATTTTCTCGCACGTCGGTCTTGATGGGCTCGATGCCCTCACAAGACATGGAAGGTGTTACGTCAGGCTTCGCAGTATCCGCTGGAGATGCCGGGCTCATCTGCTTAGGACTCATGACTTTGTTTGCTGCAATGTCCTTGAACTCCCCTTCTTCTACATCTGAAGATAATGAAGAGGTGGAAGTTGAAGGATCGCAAGAAACGTAGGAATCCATTGATTCTGATGCAAATGACACATTGGCGGAATCGCCGGGGGATGAAGTGGCACCTCGGGACGGCGAAGAGCGGTTTAAGTGTAGTCGACGCATTCTGGATGAAGGGTCAGCACACTGAATAAACCATTTTATACTGGAAAACAAAACCTACTTATGGACTGCCCGCATAACGGTTCTTTCCTACGGTCAGTACCTAAAGCAACTACAATTGCTATACTTACAGGATGCTTCTGAATGTCCCAATCGCGTCCTTAATCTCATCTTGAGTGGGCTCTTCCACTCGTTTGCCAACTTCGAACAAATTCTCTTCCGTGTCAATCATCGGTAAACGTGTTCCGTCAGTTGTCCACGGATGTTCCTAAACCGATATCAGAAGATAAAACGTTTGGGTCAAATCGCTACGCACTCGTAAACGTGGCATGTCGATACGCGATGCTGGATCTTTGCAAAGCGTGCGCTCTATCAAATCCCGAAGCGATGCGTCCCAGTCTTCAGGAATTCGTGGGCTGGGCATATTAGTTACAGATCCCACAAACTGTTGTCATTCTGATGATGTACACACACCTTTTTTCCATGACAGCAGCGTACAGCTCGATAATATTTGCATAATTGAAAGGCAAAGTGCCGGTCAACATGCAGTAAAGCGTGACTCCAAGAGCCCAGATATCCACTGCCTTCCCATGTAATTCACCACCAGCTACATCGTAAACTATGTCAACATTTTTGGACGTGTTAGATTTCAAGGAGGCTCACATTGGAAGCTTTCAGGGCTTTGGAAGGCCGGGCTACCGCCAGATTTTTGAATCCGGTCGTCCCCTCTCTTTGTGAACATTTCTGAAACTCCAAAATCACATAGTTTGACGAGTTGCCTATCTGCAGAGAGAAGTATATTGTCTGGTTTGATCTTTTACGATACTGTAAATCCAATATACCCGTTGAAAAGTGATGCTTGAAATACTCACATCGCGATGCACGATTTCATTGGCATGCAGGTATTCCAAGCCAAGACAAAGTTGCCTGAAGTATTCCCTAGTCTGTTCGCGATCAAAAGGCGGCTGGGCATTTGAGTCATCTGCCCCAGCTTTGACTTTCATGAGGGTTCCCCCGGGCATGTATTCCAACACCAGGAATAGAGCATCGGCGGTAGAAACAGATATGGCCTCATACAGATGTACAAGCTGTATGTCAGCGAGAATAAAGGGTGGTACGACGTACGTTGGGATGACTGGACGATAATCAATTCAGTCCTTCATATGTTCGTTATTGCGTGGACTCACTCGAGCTTTTTCATCACGGCAATCTCCCTTCGGATCAGGCCCAGTGGGTCTTCCGTCTTCTCGTCTCCAGATTGTGTGCTGTCCAAAATGCCGGAGATCTCCTTTTCACTAGATTGTGACGGCTGTTCTCGACTTTTcccttcatcttcaccCATTGCCTTTCGCGCCCTTCCATTCCGTAATTTACTTCGCATGTTTGCACGATGTTTCTCCTCAAGAGACTGGTGATGGAGCCTGGATTTTGAAAACTCTTTGATTGCCTGTTGGAGCGAACGTCAATAGGAAGAAGGAATATGGAAGCCAGGCTCACGTATTTCACGCCCGTATGTATGTCAACTCCTAGCTCAACTTTGGCGTAAGCTCCTTGTCCAAGGCTCATCCCAATTTTGTACTGGTTGATCATCCGTTCGCCATCTTTGTTGGCTGTTTGCGTGCCATCAATGGTTTCACGGACACGATGAGTTGAGCTTGTTCTGCGGTGATGCAATCCTTTGGGCCTCAAGGAGGGTGACGATGGGGAAGGAGATCGGACGGTCGTGGCTAGAGATGGCGAAGCAAAAGGGGGAGATGTGGGGCGAAGGAAGGAAGGCGAAGCCGGGGCGGGTAGGGGTGTGACCATAGGTGGTGGTGAATCAGTAGTGGACTGAGGAAGAGAACTTGGAGACTCGATAGTAGGAAATGCTTGTGATGAAATCTTCCGTGGTTGAGAAGGCGAAGTATCTTTTGTGACTGTCTTGTCTTTTGTAGGGGAGGGGGGTGAGATGACGGTGGCTGGGGGTGGAGGCTCGAGGAGAGTCGGGCGGAGAGAGGAAGGGCTGTCCTGATCCATGTTGGTACAGATGATGGTTGGTGCCAGGAGAAATGGTATAAACTAGAAGAAACGAATGACAGCAATGAAATGCACGTCGAAAAGTGTGGACTAATAACTATTTCTCGGCCGCCGGCCCTCCGTCGGCGCATTTTCATCATGCCTTCATTCATGTCTGTTTACAAGATTACGAGTACAATTGCACTGTTGGCAAATGAACAAGCATTAGCTAAATAATAGTGGACCACATCGGCATCAAACTTACATAAATGTGTACTGGAGCAGAGCTTCATACGGAGGACGGCTATGCTCTCTTGTAATCAAACCTCATTTAACCGCCGCACCATCACCATACATACATGAACCCTGTAAAATGTAAAGGCACTCTGGTATAATAATGGAAGAACCGATCGAAAGCCGAAATTCATACATAATCTAATACATCATATAAAAACGACGACGCTTGCTTTAGACCGACAATGATGTCGAACCGCTTTTCATCCaatcatccatctctttACTTGTCATTGCTCCGATCTTTTCGATTTCTGAACCCTCTGAGTAGCGAGTTTCTTGACTATGGGTTTTAGGAGCCTTCGTAATGTTTGTCGGTGTCTCAACTCGACTTGACGTTTCTTGCGCCGCCATACTAAGCCGGACAGATTCAGGGTACAGAACTGCAAAGGTAAGATACGAGGTATGTCCCTTCATTTCAGGGGAGGGTTTGGTAAGCACGGTAGTAGGGAAAGGATTGGATGGTTCAGTCCAGAGCAGATTTGTTTTTGGATGCGGATCTGCTGGAGCCGCATTGTCAGGACCAGAGACTGACGTCTGTTCCAACTTCCTCTTAGTCCCCGTCTCCCCCTCCACAGGAAGAGCATCATTCGCTTCGATGCCCTTGACCTTTCGGTTGTTCTCTTTGGCAGTTTTAATTTGTAACAGACgcctctcttcctttctttgCTCGTGTTCTCGAAGATAAGAGACAACGGAAGATATGGAAGATAGGTAGGCGGTGTTGGGGGGAGGAGCAACGAGTTCATGGGTTCGAATAAGGACTTCTTGCGTTGAAATATCTGCAGCTTCATGAGAACAAGATACCCAAGTGCCGGCGTTGGACGTACCTGAAAATCCTTCAGAGCGCAAACAAGTAACTGTTTTGAGCACTTGCTCAAGGCAAGGGCTAAAGCAGCAAATCCTGGTGATAATATCACGCTACATATTTTCAGCGACAACCCACCACAAGGACGACGTGCAGATACTCACTCGAAGGGCCTTGACCGCATGCGGAATGGCTTCCCAGGGTGCTGGGAGGTCAAGAAAAACTTTCACCTCAATGTAAGCCATTGTGCAACTGAATACATCAAGACTTACCTCCTTCCACCCCCTGTGCGTCTCCGAAACCTTCTTTGCAGACATTTCGATGCTGTAAGCGAACGTTGGTCAAGCCGTGCGATTCAAACTCTTTCCTATATAATTCAGCGGGGTTTGCACATGAGAAACTTACAAGGCAGTTTCAAAACGTTGTCGATGGTATTCGAAAGACATCACCTGGCCATTTGGACCCACGCTTCTAGACAGACTATGTGTCATGCTCCCGCTTCCCGTCCCGGCTTCAATGACTTTTCCGCCCACACGTACACCGAGGCGCATGGTGATGTACGATATATCGGGAAGATAGAGGATTTGTGTGCGGTGGGGGAGTGAAAGGGTCCATAACTCTGGCGTGGGGCGAAGTACGTGGACGTAGCCTGGGTGGGGCGGTGGGGAGTGAACCTGATGAGGTCAAATTATCAGCTAAGCCACCATATATAGGGACTCACCTTTGAGCCATACTTTTGCCCTATCAGCATATCATGGGGGTATCTTCCGTATTTGTTGTGAAACGTTTCCCCTGGGACGATAGTGATGGCTGTCATGTTGTCACGAGCCTGAAGATAAGCTTACTTCGAAGAGATGAAAACGTACCATGTAAAGGATAACGATGTCACCAGCCTCTATGTGTGCTCTGGAGTGAAGCATCGGTTTTTGAGCATCCATAGCGTACACTGGTATTGATTATGGGAAGTTTTAGAGGAGGGAAGGCAATTTACAGAGCTGTAGATGCCGGGATAGTTGGTTGTAATTCTATAAACATGGCACTCAGCCAGCATTCTGACTTGAATTCTTCATACTTTTGTTCCCTGGGCATTCTGTTTACGTAATAAAACAAAAAGGCTGTTGGTGCCTGAGATAAACTGGTATGACGGGGACGGCTGATTTCTTGTGCTTGGTTTGATTTTTGATTTACTGACTGGCGATTTTTGGTTTCTCATTCCAGCAGCTCGCATCTACCACCCACTGCACGCCACATCGTCCCGCAATACCCATTCCAACGTCGTCAGCCGCCATGGCCACCGACATCCGTCTTCTCGTCCATTCAGTTGTATACCCAACCAGCAATGAGCAATACACTCGTGACCAACAAGCTCTCTCAGACCTCTTCAAGGAACCAGGTAAGTGTTACCATTCCCTTCTTGCTCATAATTTCATCTCCTGATGTTGCAATTTCAGGATTCCTTATCTCTCTGCAAACTCTGGCGGGCGATAAGACCTTGAGTCAGCCAGAGAGACTCATGGCTTCACTCATCACTGGAAGAGAAATGAAAACCAAGTGGAGAAGCAAAGCGTACGTTCCTTGTTAGGAGAACTCACTCTGACGATCAGTATTACCCCAGAGACCCGCAAACCGGAAATTAGACAAATGCTTTTCAGCTttttggaagaagaagattttGCTGTGAGTTTCTACTGGATGATATATGGTAGTGATCAGAACGCACATGCTGATGCTGCTCAAAAGATTGCCCGTCCTCAACTGAGCCTGCTTGTCGCAGTAGCGCGCATCGAATATCCTAGGACATGGCAAAATCTCCCCGAGCTTTTCCTTGCCCCACTCCTCTCGACTTTGCCCCACTTGGCCAACCCTCCATCGCTGACTCCAGCTGCCTCGACATTGCTGATCAATGTTCTTTGGACAATCAATGCATTAGTCAAAGAGTGGAGGACTGTGAGGATCGCACAAGGAGCCACCGTCATGCAGACATTAGAGCAGCTCTTCACAGAGCCTCTTCGTCAAATTTTGGATATTTGGGGCGAAAGTGAGAGAAACGGCGAGGGCTACGTGACTTTAGAAGAGGCAGGTAGATACGCTTTCAAGTAAGTTGTTGAATGTTTTTTCCATCATACTAACTTATCAAGAATTCTTGCTCGATTTTGTCAGTGGCACTGGTCCAAGGCAAAGCCAATGCAAACGGAAGAGGCTATCCTCCGAATTCAGTACCTTGTCGGCCATTCTGTCACTCATGCCTCTGTTATCCAATCAAACCGACTTCGGTTGATCGCAAGCAAGACGCCCTCGGAAAAAACGCTTAGATCCATCACAAAACATCTGCGAGCGATCGGGAAATGGTGGCGTGCCATGATTGCTCTTGATCCTAAAGGTTTTTGTAAAATTGATGGAGCCACGGCGGGCATTGGATGGTGGTGGGGAGAGGTCGGGGGTGTTGTTGCAGGCACAGATGGTGCCATTTCTAACGATGGTGAGTAATCGTTTGCGAGTCAGTGACTGATGGCAATTAGACTCGGATGATTCGCCTTACCCGAAGCGATTTTTGCTCTTGGGATTGCTTCTCTTTAAAGATATTCTTCCAATTCTTGCTGCGGATCATCATGATAGTAAGTTTCTACTAGGCTTGTAATGCGCTGACAGTGATTAGTTTTCACTCCTGATTTTATTCTTTCTGCTTTCCACTTATTGGTGGACAaacttcttcctctcaCTTCTACTGACCTCGAAGCCCTTGAAGATGAACCTGAAGAATGGCTTATTGGCGAAAATACTGATGAAGAAGCCTGGGCCTTTGAATTCAGAGTCAGTCAGAATCCTTATCTCTATCTACCTGCTTTTCTGACAGTCTCTAGCCATGCGCGGAGCGTGTTCTTATAGCACTCAATAATGCCTGTCGCAATGTTCCCCGAGAAAATAAGGTTATTGAACCAGCTATGCTCAAATTGCTTTCCGAGACACAGCGTAAGTTGAACAAACATCGAGTGGGAGCTAATATTAAGTCATACCACCTGACAATCTGCCGTCGGTGTTGCGACATGAGTCTGTATATTGTGCTTTGGGGCGCCTAAGTCGTTCAATGGCATCGTATGGCGGAGTAAATTTTGAGTCTTTACTCACAGGTATGGGCTCCTGGATCAGCCAGGAGAAGCCTTTGTGAGTATGGTATATCGGTCGAGCCTGCCACTATTATTGACTTATATGGGTTTAGGCACCGTATCATCAAACGTCGTGTTGCTTGGCTTATTGGTGAATGGATGAGTGGGGATGAAGAATCTGCCAAACTCCATATAGTGTGGCAACTGCTCTTGCACCTTCTCTCAGAGAGAGGGGATGCATCTGATCGAGCAGTAAATCTCAGTGCTGCAGTGGCCATCAAGGAATGTGTTGACTTGTGGGAACTCCCAATTGATTACTTTCTGCCTTTTCTAGAGCAAACAGTCCAGGAATTGTGAGTGCTGTAATGCTTAATACGAAGCTTATAAAGTCGGATCAGAATCAAATTGCTTGGCGAGGCAAGCACCTTGGATGGGAAAAGATATGTGAATGACACTATTGGGGTTGTGATTGAAAGGGTTGGGGACAAGGTAAATTGATGATTTTTTTTATCATTGGCAATATTCTCATAACACATACCAATCAAGATTATGCCATATCTACCCACTCTGGCACAGTCTGTGCCTGCACTCTGTAAgtttccatctcctctgGGCTTAGTGAAACAAAAataatgatgatgacaGGGCATGGTGCAATCGGTTTGGAAGGAGAGTGGCTCTTCAAAGCGTCTTTGGTAGTCCTAACTACCAAGCTGGTATCTGTGAGttgtctcttctttcattatctaagagaggaaaaaagCAACTGATCACATCATATAGGCAGCCAAGGAATCATCTGGTGAATTAATGGAGCTGGTAATTCCTTTGATAGAAGAAAGCTTGCAGCCACCAGCCAAGGAATTTTTCGAAGAGGATGGCCTGATTTTGTGAGTTGAAAGTGTAACAAACTGTGGACTTACATATCTGACAAAGTACTACAGATGGCAGACTGCCCTATACAATTCTGCATCACCCTATCAACCATCTTCAGACACAGGTCTTATACACATTCTTCCCAGCTTATTATTTGTCTTGGGCTCCAACTTGGACTTATTGCCAAACTTGCTCAGTCTATTGGACTCTTACCTTCTGCTTGATCCAATTGGTATAAGTCAGGTTAGTTTACAACAAGCTGCAAAATTTACAACCTGCTGATGTGTTTCATAGGCTCATGGGCATGCTATTGCCTCAAATTTGGCTACAGCTCTGTCAACTAGTGCTGGAAATGAATCAGCAGTTATTCGCATCCTTGCCACAGTGTCTCTTTGGACACGCATTGCTCCACTGCCTGTCATCTCATCTCTGCTCCTTCAGGCTGGAATATTCCACCATATAACAACAGCCTTGGAAGATGACAAAGCTTCTGGCCTCATCCTTGCAGCATACCTGGAAATACTCTGCAGAATTGCAATGAGCAATCCAAACATCTTTCTTCAGATGGTGGAAGAATCTGCAACAATTCAGTCTCAAGATGTGCACAAATTGCTGGAGGAGATCCTGGATGCAGTATGGAGGAATTTTGACTATGTAGGGGATACAAGATTGCGGAAAGTTGTGGCTATGGGAGTAGGAAATTTGCTTTTGACTGGAAACCAGCAAGTCATGGAGAGGCTTGATGGTGATTTCAGTATGTGATTGGGACTTGCAAGTGACTGGGTACTGATGATTACTAAAGTGAACATATTTCTGGATGTCTTAGGTGAAGTGCAACAATCTGAGGGAAGGCTTTCAGGGCAAGAGTCAGTGCCCTGATATACCTTTTGTGATGTCTTTTTGCTGATATTAATTGCAGGACTGGTCTTGTGCCTTGGAAAGACAATAATAGTACCCTTTGGACAGAGATAGAAAGTATGTCATTTTACTCATGTATATTTATCACCTTGGACATGATCTAATAATATCATAGATACACCAGAAGGACAACGACGATTGTCTTTGGAAGACAATGATCCTGCATACACTGTGCCTCTCAAAGACTTCATTTTACAGCTTCTCAAACAAGCCTCATCTGTAGGGTTAAATCCCTACTGGGAGAAAGCAGATGCTGGCACAAAGCAAAGCTTGGAGAAGTTTTTAACAACTTAAACTTCAAAAGTTACACTAGTATATGAATTCTTGACTTGTTCACTTTTCACTGGCTCACAATCCTTTTCTTGTTCACTGATATTACTTGAGCATGCAAGAGATGGAAGCCTTCCTACACCAAGAAATAAGTCCCAGGTGTAAAACAAACCCAGAGTGTTGAC is a window from the Cryptococcus gattii WM276 chromosome L, complete sequence genome containing:
- a CDS encoding MMS2, putative (Similar to TIGR gene model, INSD accession AAW45026.1), with amino-acid sequence MATDIRLLVHSVVYPTSNEQYTRDQQALSDLFKEPGFLISLQTLAGDKTLSQPERLMASLITGREMKTKWRSKAITPETRKPEIRQMLFSFLEEEDFAIARPQLSLLVAVARIEYPRTWQNLPELFLAPLLSTLPHLANPPSLTPAASTLLINVLWTINALVKEWRTVRIAQGATVMQTLEQLFTEPLRQILDIWGESERNGEGYVTLEEAGRYAFKILARFCQWHWSKAKPMQTEEAILRIQYLVGHSVTHASVIQSNRLRLIASKTPSEKTLRSITKHLRAIGKWWRAMIALDPKGFCKIDGATAGIGWWWGEVGGVVAGTDGAISNDDSDDSPYPKRFLLLGLLLFKDILPILAADHHDIFTPDFILSAFHLLVDKLLPLTSTDLEALEDEPEEWLIGENTDEEAWAFEFRPCAERVLIALNNACRNVPRENKVIEPAMLKLLSETQLIPPDNLPSVLRHESVYCALGRLSRSMASYGGVNFESLLTGMGSWISQEKPLHRIIKRRVAWLIGEWMSGDEESAKLHIVWQLLLHLLSERGDASDRAVNLSAAVAIKECVDLWELPIDYFLPFLEQTVQELIKLLGEASTLDGKRYVNDTIGVVIERVGDKIMPYLPTLAQSVPALWHGAIGLEGEWLFKASLVVLTTKLVSAAKESSGELMELVIPLIEESLQPPAKEFFEEDGLILWQTALYNSASPYQPSSDTGLIHILPSLLFVLGSNLDLLPNLLSLLDSYLLLDPIGISQAHGHAIASNLATALSTSAGNESAVIRILATVSLWTRIAPLPVISSLLLQAGIFHHITTALEDDKASGLILAAYLEILCRIAMSNPNIFLQMVEESATIQSQDVHKLLEEILDAVWRNFDYVGDTRLRKVVAMGVGNLLLTGNQQVMERLDGDFMNIFLDVLGEVQQSEGRLSGQETGLVPWKDNNSTLWTEIENTPEGQRRLSLEDNDPAYTVPLKDFILQLLKQASSVGLNPYWEKADAGTKQSLEKFLTT